A single genomic interval of Brevibacillus brevis harbors:
- a CDS encoding acyl carrier protein has product MITKNEIEEKLVNIYMKQMQELQISPDNLQQSGIDFSSQEIRLQDVGINSLGFIRLVVAVENEFGFQFEDDMLNVELFQTIQELITYIEGKVKQESI; this is encoded by the coding sequence ATGATAACCAAAAACGAAATCGAAGAAAAATTGGTGAACATCTACATGAAACAGATGCAAGAGCTTCAAATTAGTCCGGATAACTTGCAACAAAGCGGGATTGATTTCTCGTCCCAGGAAATCCGCTTACAAGATGTCGGAATTAACTCGCTTGGATTTATTCGACTGGTGGTTGCGGTTGAAAATGAATTTGGATTTCAGTTTGAAGATGACATGCTGAATGTCGAACTTTTTCAAACCATCCAAGAGTTGATTACTTATATAGAGGGGAAAGTAAAGCAGGAGTCTATTTAA
- a CDS encoding ATP-binding cassette domain-containing protein, with translation MQIEVYNAKLHNLKNITTTIPKHQFIVVTGVSGSGKSSFIFDTLHHEGQRIYLEALGIAHDVLHYDSFDMIQGLSPTIAVQQRTVSNLNPRSVVGSVTRILNLLAIIYAQEGQRAGEVADPQKPSEYVPGIFMFNSPHGSCPTCGGRGYVSEVNIEKILPPANETIERWHQFAYQFPQPKKEEKEYVSKRLENFTKHYGLSPDTLFIELSREAKETFLHYRPKRTQSKGHLIFYGVSVVIEEKLKKINTQQIADLQTTRPCTRCAGFRLGKQALSITINNKHIGQLCQMNVGELTTFFQHYLATRPHTPFITHLINEILRKLNCLETVGLSYLNLYREIPTLSGGETQRLHIMSHLSAKVDSIIYIFDEPTAGLHEKEKEKIIESFHRLKQQGNTVIVVEHDESVIKHADYIMDFGPLAGQLGGSIVYQGNYSDFLDSTNSITAQYLREKKHPRKEYTSRVDTPASTLSIKNARTNNLKNIDVSIPLHAIVGVSGLSGSGKSSLVIDTLIPKLQASLKAKATKQKTVIEDEAEHETDFVHTHADAKLEGAENIDGCIVVTQKLARRHENSCVATFLGVWDHIRHIFSTQEEAIALQFTRSSFSFNSTGSCTVCNGHGYIKRWLGQLVFSDQCPACRGKRFKPEVMKVRYKERTISDILEMSISEAHEFFGDHAKISKMLGTIEELGMGYILIGQSLTTLSGGEAQRLKLARELGKGSKGSYLYILDEPTVGLSYYDTEKLLVILGKLVENGHSVLLIEHDPYVLAYCDYLIELGPGAGNKGGEVIAEGSPEEIKQLTCSMIGPFLE, from the coding sequence GTGCAAATTGAAGTCTACAACGCAAAGCTCCACAACTTAAAAAACATTACAACAACGATTCCCAAACATCAGTTCATCGTAGTCACAGGAGTTAGCGGCTCGGGAAAATCAAGTTTTATTTTCGACACCTTGCATCATGAAGGGCAGCGAATTTATTTGGAGGCGCTGGGTATTGCGCATGATGTCCTGCACTATGATTCGTTTGACATGATTCAAGGGCTAAGTCCGACGATTGCCGTGCAACAGAGGACCGTGAGCAATCTGAATCCGCGATCGGTTGTAGGCTCAGTCACGCGTATTCTTAACTTGCTGGCTATCATTTATGCCCAAGAGGGACAACGAGCGGGCGAAGTCGCAGATCCACAAAAACCAAGTGAATATGTCCCGGGCATCTTTATGTTTAACTCCCCCCACGGTTCCTGCCCAACATGCGGGGGGAGAGGATACGTTTCGGAGGTAAACATCGAAAAAATTTTGCCGCCTGCCAATGAAACGATTGAACGCTGGCATCAGTTCGCCTACCAATTTCCCCAACCAAAAAAAGAGGAAAAGGAGTACGTTTCCAAAAGGTTGGAAAATTTCACGAAACACTATGGATTGAGCCCGGATACTCTTTTTATAGAATTATCGCGTGAAGCCAAGGAAACGTTCTTGCATTATCGACCAAAGCGGACGCAAAGCAAGGGTCACCTGATCTTTTATGGGGTCAGTGTAGTCATTGAGGAAAAGTTGAAAAAGATCAACACGCAGCAAATAGCAGACCTCCAGACAACACGACCGTGCACCCGGTGCGCGGGGTTTCGGTTAGGAAAGCAAGCACTCTCGATCACCATCAATAACAAGCATATCGGCCAGCTTTGCCAAATGAATGTTGGGGAGTTGACGACATTTTTCCAGCATTATCTGGCAACGAGGCCACATACCCCCTTTATTACCCATTTGATCAATGAGATCCTCCGTAAACTGAATTGTCTCGAGACAGTAGGCTTGTCCTATTTGAACCTGTACCGAGAAATCCCGACACTGAGCGGAGGGGAGACCCAGAGACTGCACATTATGTCTCATTTATCAGCAAAGGTCGATTCAATCATCTATATTTTTGATGAGCCGACGGCTGGCTTGCACGAAAAGGAAAAAGAAAAGATTATCGAAAGCTTTCATCGATTAAAGCAACAGGGAAACACGGTTATTGTCGTAGAGCATGACGAAAGCGTGATCAAGCATGCCGACTACATTATGGACTTTGGTCCTTTGGCCGGACAACTAGGCGGTTCGATTGTTTATCAAGGAAACTACTCCGACTTTCTGGATTCGACTAATTCGATAACGGCTCAGTATTTGCGCGAGAAAAAGCATCCTCGTAAAGAATATACAAGCCGTGTGGATACGCCAGCCTCTACATTGTCCATCAAGAATGCGCGCACGAATAATCTGAAAAACATCGACGTCTCTATTCCGTTGCATGCCATCGTGGGTGTCAGTGGCTTATCAGGTAGTGGCAAAAGCTCCTTGGTAATTGATACGCTCATTCCCAAACTTCAGGCCTCCTTGAAAGCAAAAGCGACCAAACAAAAGACAGTAATAGAAGATGAAGCGGAGCACGAAACCGATTTCGTCCATACGCATGCCGATGCCAAATTGGAAGGCGCCGAAAATATTGATGGATGTATTGTGGTCACACAAAAGCTGGCACGACGTCATGAGAATTCTTGTGTAGCAACGTTCTTAGGCGTGTGGGATCATATTCGGCATATTTTTTCCACACAAGAGGAGGCAATCGCCCTTCAGTTCACGCGCAGCTCTTTTTCATTTAACTCGACAGGCTCATGCACAGTTTGCAATGGTCACGGCTACATAAAAAGATGGCTGGGTCAACTTGTGTTTAGCGACCAATGTCCAGCTTGCCGAGGGAAAAGATTCAAGCCTGAAGTGATGAAGGTACGGTACAAAGAACGTACGATTTCCGACATATTAGAGATGTCCATCTCTGAAGCGCACGAATTTTTCGGCGATCACGCTAAAATCAGCAAGATGCTGGGCACGATTGAAGAGCTGGGTATGGGATATATCCTCATTGGGCAGAGCCTCACTACGTTAAGTGGGGGAGAAGCACAACGTTTAAAATTGGCCAGAGAGCTGGGAAAAGGCAGCAAGGGAAGCTACCTGTACATTTTGGATGAACCGACTGTTGGACTCAGCTATTATGACACCGAAAAGTTACTGGTCATTCTGGGCAAATTGGTAGAGAACGGGCATTCAGTCTTGCTCATTGAGCACGATCCTTACGTGCTCGCTTATTGCGACTATCTCATAGAGCTTGGCCCCGGTGCAGGAAACAAAGGGGGAGAGGTGATCGCGGAAGGATCACCTGAGGAGATCAAACAGCTAACTTGCTCCATGATCGGTCCTTTTTTGGAATAG
- a CDS encoding type II 3-dehydroquinate dehydratase — MPGGRLINDMKIAIINGPNMNLIGMRETQFYGTVTWKQIEDRLRELAAELQVDVLFFQSNHEGEIIDFIQQHLHDLDGVVLNPAGYSKTGYSILDALTSIGIPYIEVHMSNIFERGGWHAESIFFENAIGHVIGLKANVYELGLRGISQYVQEKQT; from the coding sequence ATGCCTGGCGGGAGACTGATCAACGATATGAAGATTGCCATTATTAATGGACCGAATATGAATCTGATCGGGATGCGGGAAACACAATTTTACGGGACAGTCACGTGGAAGCAAATCGAAGACAGGCTACGTGAGCTGGCTGCCGAATTGCAAGTCGATGTCCTCTTTTTTCAATCCAACCATGAAGGTGAAATTATAGACTTTATTCAGCAGCACCTACACGACCTTGATGGCGTGGTCTTGAATCCAGCGGGCTATTCCAAAACCGGATACTCCATACTGGATGCTTTGACCTCCATCGGTATTCCCTATATTGAGGTGCATATGTCCAACATTTTTGAAAGAGGCGGTTGGCATGCGGAATCGATTTTTTTTGAAAACGCCATCGGACATGTGATCGGCTTGAAGGCCAACGTTTATGAGTTGGGCTTGCGAGGCATCAGTCAGTACGTACAGGAAAAACAAACATAG